In the Telopea speciosissima isolate NSW1024214 ecotype Mountain lineage chromosome 2, Tspe_v1, whole genome shotgun sequence genome, one interval contains:
- the LOC122650575 gene encoding probable pectate lyase 7, whose amino-acid sequence MVELAIIKPNIFFFFFFFFFLFTYAVKAHIAADFDGALTRRSSLQQKEEVEAGGPCQATNPIDSCWRCQANWEMNRKSYAKCALGFGRKTRGGENGRIYVVTDPSDSDMVNPKNGTLRYGVIQKEPLWIIFAHDMTIRLTQELMMTSNKTIDGRGANVHIANGAGITIQFVHDIIITNLHIHDIKATNGGDIRDSVDHHGQRTASDGDGINIFGSTNIWIDHLSMSNCKDGLIDAVMGSTTITISNNYFSSHDHVLLLGANDTYADDEKMQVTVAFNHFGPGLVQRMPRVRWGFAHVVNNDYTHWEMYAIGGSTHPTILSQGNRFVASDSSTAKEVTHRDYATQDVWKNWNWRSEGDLLENGAIFVQSGSPLKESFSSEDMISPKPATSVPELTRFAGALNCTVGKPC is encoded by the exons ATGGTGGAGTTAGCTATTATTAAGCCCaacatcttctttttctttttcttcttcttctttttgttcacCTATGCTGTGAAGGCCCATATAGCAGCGGACTTCGATGGGGCGTTGACGAGAAGGTCGTCGCTTCAACAGAAAGAAGAAGTGGAGGCCGGGGGCCCATGCCAGGCAACAAACCCAATAGACAGCTGCTGGAGGTGCCAGGCCAACTGGGAGATGAATCGAAAGAGTTACGCCAAGTGCGCGTTGGGGTTCGGCAGGAAGACTAGGGGTGGCGAGAACGGCCGCATCTACGTCGTCACTGACCCCTCCGACAGCGACATGGTCAACCCAAAGAATGGCACCCTCCGTTACGGTGTCATCCAGAAGGAGCCACTCTGGATCATCTTTGCCCACGACATGACCATCCGCCTCACCCAGGAGCTCATGATGACATCCAACAAGACCATCGACGGCCGTGGCGCCAACGTTCACATCGCCAATGGCGCTGGTATAACCATCCAGTTCGTCCACGATATCATCATCACTAACCTCCACATCCACGACATCAAAGCCACCAACGGCGGCGATATCCGTGATTCCGTCGATCACCACGGTCAGCGCACCGCTAGCGATGGCGATGGTATTAACATCTTCGGATCCACCAACATCTGGATCGACCACTTGTCCATGTCCAATTGCAAGGATGGACTCATCGACGCCGTCATGGgttccaccaccattaccatcTCCAATAACTACTTCTCTAGCCACGATCAT gtGTTGCTGTTAGGAGCAAATGACACCTACGCCGATGACGAGAAGATGCAGGTCACCGTAGCATTCAACCACTTCGGGCCAGGATTAGTACAGAGGATGCCCAGGGTCCGATGGGGATTCGCCCACGTGGTGAACAACGATTACACCCATTGGGAAATGTACGCCATTGGTGGCAGCACACACCCAACCATCCTCAGTCAGGGCAACCGCTTCGTCGCTTCAGATTCATCGACAGCCAAGGAGGTTACCCATAGGGATTACGCAACCCAGGACGTGTGGAAGAACTGGAACTGGAGATCTGAGGGTGATCTATTGGAGAACGGTGCCATCTTCGTCCAATCTGGATCCCCATTAAAGGAGTCCTTCTCCAGCGAAGACATGATCAGCCCAAAGCCCGCCACCTCTGTCCCCGAGCTTACTCGCTTTGCTGGTGCACTCAACTGCACGGTTGGCAAGCCTTGCTAA